Proteins from a genomic interval of Pseudomonas versuta:
- a CDS encoding DUF2069 domain-containing protein encodes MAKKPKVLPSIAWLEPRVRLMRVLSLVCFFGLIGLLCAYYLAFANLHGARPWVILLIELVPLMFLVPGMLMGSARGHSFTCYVVNLYLIKGALAAFDPNRQVFGLLEIAASVAVFCSAMLYVRWRYQLDRRLAGEGA; translated from the coding sequence GTGGCTAAAAAGCCAAAAGTGCTGCCCTCCATCGCGTGGCTGGAACCCCGGGTGAGGCTGATGCGGGTGCTCAGCCTGGTGTGCTTCTTCGGGTTGATCGGTTTGCTCTGCGCCTATTACCTTGCATTTGCCAACCTGCATGGCGCTCGCCCCTGGGTGATTTTGCTGATCGAGCTGGTGCCTTTGATGTTTCTGGTGCCGGGCATGCTCATGGGCAGCGCACGCGGGCACTCGTTCACCTGCTACGTGGTCAACCTGTACCTGATCAAGGGTGCACTGGCCGCGTTCGACCCGAACCGTCAGGTGTTCGGTTTGCTGGAAATCGCAGCCAGCGTGGCGGTGTTTTGCAGTGCCATGCTGTATGTGCGCTGGCGCTATCAGCTGGATCGCCGGCTGGCGGGTGAAGGCGCTTGA
- a CDS encoding META domain-containing protein, whose protein sequence is MKHLTLLALLGASLAGCAGDPVQLQHNRAYVVEWIGERPLMDYSHLTVTFDEGGRAYGNGGCNHWFAPYTLDGDKLSFGGVGSTRKACAPALMEQEQRFFEALQTVQRWDISPIEQVRFWPAEGKPLRLWPEEG, encoded by the coding sequence ATGAAACACCTGACCCTGTTGGCACTGCTGGGCGCAAGCCTGGCGGGCTGCGCAGGTGATCCGGTGCAATTGCAACACAACCGGGCATACGTTGTGGAATGGATCGGCGAACGTCCATTGATGGACTACAGCCACCTGACCGTGACCTTTGATGAAGGTGGCCGGGCCTATGGCAACGGCGGTTGTAATCATTGGTTTGCGCCCTACACCCTGGACGGCGACAAGCTGAGCTTTGGTGGCGTGGGCAGCACTCGCAAAGCCTGTGCGCCGGCGCTGATGGAGCAGGAGCAGCGGTTCTTCGAAGCCCTGCAAACCGTACAGCGCTGGGACATTTCGCCAATCGAACAGGTGCGTTTCTGGCCTGCAGAAGGCAAGCCCTTGCGGCTGTGGCCTGAAGAAGGCTGA
- a CDS encoding response regulator, whose translation MLKNLGIKGRVLLLTLLPVTLMAMVLGGYFTWLQQSELQSQLLQRGEMIAEQLAPLVAPAMGRHDIPLLTRIANESLEQQDVRSVAFLDANHELLVHAGPTMINQPPLGSGTQLQQRSDNDATRYLLPVFGRHRNLAGDVIPNEAHRLLGWVELELSHNNMLLRGYRSLFASLLLIAGGLVFTTLLALRMSRTINAPLDQIKHAVSQLKDGQLQTRLPPLGSHELDELASGINRMAETLQNAQEELQNSVDQATEDVRQNLETIEIQNLELDLARKEALEASRIKSEFLANMSHEIRTPLNGILGFTHLLQKSELTPRQFDYLNTIEKSADSLLGIINEILDFSKIEAGKLVLDSIPFNLRDLLQDTLTILAPSAHEKNLELVSLVYRDTPLSLIGDPLRLKQILTNLVNNAIKFTREGTIAVRAMLEDEDDNTTDGCVQLRISVQDTGIGLTSQDVRALFQAFSQADNSLSRQPGGTGLGLVISKRLVEQMGGEIGVESTPGEGSVFWISVKLPKARDDAEDLPGAVLSGHRVALLEKHDLARQALQHQLEDCGLDVTPFTTLEKLTNCVTGAHQTPLAIDLAVLGVTANDMPPERLNQHIWDLEHMGCKVLVLCPTTEQALFNTSVPNPHSQLQSKPACTRKLRRALADLINPRQTRTEPGELLASRAPRILCVDDNPANLLLVQTLLEDMGSRVTAVDSGYAAIEAVKTEAFDLVLMDVQMPGMDGRETTEVLRQWESGQHNAPLPIVALTAHAMANEKRALLQSGMDDYLTKPISERQLAQVVLKWTGLALRNQVQESGYEAARPNAKLPILDHEEGLRLAAGKADLAVDMLAMLLASLEADREAILQARKEQDNNALIERVHRLHGATRYCGVPQLRAACQRSETLLKQESPHAYAALNELDEAIIRLVKEARSTA comes from the coding sequence GTGCTTAAGAACCTGGGGATCAAAGGTCGTGTGTTGTTGCTCACGTTATTGCCCGTCACGCTGATGGCGATGGTACTGGGGGGTTACTTCACATGGTTGCAACAGTCGGAGTTGCAATCGCAGCTGTTACAGCGCGGCGAAATGATCGCAGAACAGCTAGCCCCGCTGGTGGCTCCAGCAATGGGCCGCCATGACATCCCGCTGCTGACCCGCATCGCCAACGAATCTCTGGAACAACAAGACGTGCGGTCCGTGGCATTCCTGGACGCCAACCACGAGCTTCTGGTCCATGCCGGCCCGACCATGATCAACCAGCCGCCACTGGGCAGCGGCACTCAATTGCAGCAGCGCTCCGATAACGATGCCACCCGTTATCTGTTGCCCGTGTTTGGCCGGCATCGCAATCTGGCCGGCGATGTCATCCCCAATGAAGCCCATCGCCTGCTGGGCTGGGTAGAACTTGAACTGTCCCATAACAATATGCTGCTGCGCGGTTACCGCAGCCTGTTTGCCAGCTTGTTGCTGATCGCTGGCGGGCTGGTATTTACCACTCTGCTGGCATTGCGCATGAGCCGCACGATCAATGCTCCCCTGGACCAGATCAAGCATGCGGTGTCGCAACTCAAGGACGGCCAGTTGCAAACCCGCTTGCCGCCCCTTGGCAGCCATGAACTGGACGAACTGGCCTCGGGTATCAATCGCATGGCCGAAACCCTGCAAAATGCCCAGGAAGAACTGCAAAACAGCGTCGACCAGGCCACCGAAGACGTTCGTCAAAACCTTGAGACCATTGAAATCCAGAACCTGGAGCTCGACCTGGCCCGCAAGGAAGCCCTTGAGGCAAGTCGCATCAAGTCCGAGTTTCTGGCCAACATGAGCCACGAAATCCGCACCCCGCTCAATGGCATCCTGGGCTTCACCCACTTGCTGCAAAAAAGCGAGTTGACGCCCCGCCAGTTCGATTACCTGAACACCATAGAAAAATCAGCCGACAGCCTGCTCGGGATCATCAACGAAATTCTGGATTTCTCGAAAATCGAGGCGGGCAAGCTGGTACTCGACAGCATCCCGTTCAACCTGCGCGACTTGTTGCAAGACACCTTGACCATCCTCGCGCCCTCCGCCCACGAAAAAAACCTGGAGCTGGTCAGCCTGGTCTACCGCGACACACCGTTATCACTGATCGGCGACCCGCTTCGGCTCAAACAGATCCTCACCAACCTGGTGAACAACGCCATCAAGTTCACCCGTGAGGGAACGATCGCGGTGCGGGCCATGCTCGAAGATGAAGATGACAACACGACCGATGGCTGCGTGCAGTTGCGCATCAGCGTGCAAGACACCGGAATCGGCCTGACCAGCCAGGATGTGCGGGCCTTGTTCCAGGCCTTTAGCCAGGCTGATAACTCCCTGTCGCGCCAGCCCGGCGGTACCGGCCTGGGCCTGGTGATTTCCAAACGGCTGGTCGAACAGATGGGCGGTGAAATTGGCGTTGAAAGCACACCCGGCGAAGGCTCGGTGTTCTGGATCAGCGTCAAGCTGCCCAAGGCCCGTGATGACGCAGAAGATTTGCCTGGCGCAGTGTTGTCGGGCCATCGCGTGGCGCTGCTGGAAAAACACGACCTGGCGCGCCAGGCGTTGCAACACCAATTGGAAGACTGCGGACTTGATGTCACGCCATTTACTACCCTGGAAAAGCTCACCAATTGCGTGACCGGTGCCCATCAGACACCTCTGGCCATTGATCTGGCGGTGCTCGGGGTCACGGCCAACGACATGCCTCCCGAGCGGCTCAACCAGCACATCTGGGACCTCGAACATATGGGCTGTAAAGTCCTGGTGCTGTGCCCGACGACCGAACAGGCGCTGTTCAATACCTCGGTGCCCAACCCCCATAGCCAGTTGCAATCCAAACCCGCCTGCACCCGCAAACTGCGGCGGGCGCTGGCTGATCTGATCAACCCCCGACAAACGCGTACCGAGCCCGGCGAACTGCTGGCCAGCCGCGCGCCACGGATCCTGTGTGTCGATGACAACCCGGCCAACCTGTTGCTGGTGCAAACCCTGCTGGAAGACATGGGCTCCAGGGTAACGGCCGTAGACAGTGGCTATGCCGCCATTGAGGCGGTCAAGACCGAAGCCTTCGATCTGGTGCTGATGGACGTACAGATGCCCGGCATGGACGGTCGTGAAACCACCGAGGTCCTGCGCCAGTGGGAAAGTGGGCAGCACAACGCGCCGCTGCCCATCGTCGCGCTGACCGCCCATGCCATGGCTAACGAAAAACGGGCGCTATTACAGAGCGGTATGGACGACTACCTGACCAAACCCATCAGCGAGCGGCAATTGGCGCAAGTGGTGTTGAAGTGGACCGGGCTGGCGTTGCGCAACCAGGTCCAGGAAAGCGGCTACGAAGCCGCCCGCCCCAACGCCAAGTTGCCGATACTTGATCACGAAGAAGGCCTGCGCCTTGCCGCCGGCAAGGCCGATCTGGCTGTCGACATGCTGGCCATGCTGCTGGCCTCGCTGGAAGCAGACCGTGAAGCGATCCTGCAGGCTCGTAAAGAGCAGGACAACAATGCATTGATTGAACGTGTTCACCGCTTGCACGGTGCTACCCGTTATTGCGGAGTCCCGCAATTGCGCGCCGCCTGCCAACGCAGTGAAACCCTGCTCAAACAGGAAAGCCCGCACGCCTACGCGGCCCTCAACGAACTGGACGAGGCCATTATCCGCCTGGTCAAAGAAGCACGCAGTACGGCGTAA
- the ttcA gene encoding tRNA 2-thiocytidine(32) synthetase TtcA, protein MGTLSVSQNKLQKRLRRLTGEAVADFNMIEHGDKVMVCLSGGKDSYTLLDVLLHLQKVAPIQFEIVAVNMDQKQPGFPEDVLPAYLKSLGVQYHIVEKDTYSVVKELIPEGKTTCSLCSRLRRGTLYTFADEIGATKMALGHHRDDIVETFFLNMFFNGTLKAMPPKLRSDDGRNVVIRPLAYCNEKDIQAYSDLQQFPIIPCNLCGSQENLQRQVVKDMLVEWERKTPGRTESIFRSLQNVMPSQLADRNLYDFKNLKIDDNAAPRFVNLLNL, encoded by the coding sequence ATGGGCACTCTTTCGGTCTCTCAAAATAAACTCCAGAAACGCCTGCGTCGTTTGACCGGTGAGGCTGTGGCCGACTTCAACATGATTGAACACGGCGACAAGGTGATGGTCTGCCTGTCGGGCGGCAAGGACAGCTACACCCTGCTCGATGTGCTGCTGCACCTACAAAAGGTCGCGCCCATCCAGTTTGAAATCGTGGCCGTGAACATGGATCAGAAACAGCCGGGGTTCCCCGAAGACGTTTTGCCGGCCTACCTCAAGTCGTTGGGTGTGCAATACCACATCGTTGAAAAAGACACGTACTCGGTGGTCAAGGAACTGATCCCGGAAGGCAAGACCACGTGTTCGCTGTGCTCCCGCTTGCGGCGCGGTACCCTGTACACCTTTGCCGATGAAATCGGCGCGACCAAGATGGCGCTGGGGCATCATCGCGATGACATCGTTGAAACGTTCTTCCTGAATATGTTCTTCAACGGCACCCTCAAGGCGATGCCGCCCAAGCTGCGCTCCGATGACGGTCGCAACGTGGTGATCCGGCCGTTGGCGTACTGCAACGAGAAGGACATCCAGGCTTACTCCGATTTGCAGCAATTCCCGATCATCCCGTGCAATTTGTGCGGATCCCAGGAGAACCTGCAGCGTCAGGTGGTCAAAGACATGCTGGTGGAGTGGGAGCGCAAGACGCCGGGCCGTACCGAGAGTATCTTCCGCAGTTTGCAGAACGTGATGCCCTCGCAGTTGGCGGACCGTAACCTGTACGACTTCAAGAATTTGAAGATTGACGACAACGCCGCACCGCGGTTCGTCAACCTGCTGAATTTGTAA
- the wrbA gene encoding NAD(P)H:quinone oxidoreductase: MSTPYVLVLYYSRNGSTREMARQIARGIEQGGLEARLRTVPAVSSECEAVAADIPAEGALYASLDDLKNCAGLALGSPTRFGNMAAPLKYFLDGTSNLWLTGALVGKPAGVFTSTASLHGGQETTLLSMMMPLLHHGMLVTGLPYSETSLLNTTGGGTPYGPSHHAGADGKRKLDEHETALCRALGQRLATIALKLENTRG, encoded by the coding sequence GTGAGCACGCCCTACGTTCTGGTGCTGTATTACAGCCGTAATGGTTCGACCCGCGAAATGGCCCGGCAAATTGCCCGTGGCATCGAGCAAGGCGGCCTTGAAGCACGCCTGCGCACCGTGCCTGCCGTCTCCAGCGAATGCGAAGCCGTCGCTGCGGACATTCCGGCCGAGGGCGCGCTGTATGCCAGCCTGGATGACCTGAAAAACTGCGCCGGCCTGGCACTCGGCAGCCCGACCCGTTTCGGCAACATGGCCGCCCCGCTCAAGTACTTTCTGGATGGCACCAGCAACCTGTGGCTGACGGGCGCCCTGGTCGGCAAGCCGGCTGGTGTCTTCACGTCCACCGCCAGCCTGCACGGCGGCCAGGAAACCACGCTGCTGTCGATGATGATGCCATTGCTGCACCACGGCATGCTGGTCACCGGCCTGCCCTACAGTGAAACATCCCTGCTCAATACCACAGGCGGCGGCACGCCTTACGGCCCTAGCCATCACGCCGGTGCCGATGGCAAGCGCAAACTGGATGAGCACGAGACAGCCCTGTGCCGGGCACTGGGTCAGCGGCTGGCGACTATTGCCCTGAAACTGGAGAACACCCGTGGCTAA
- a CDS encoding 2-hydroxyacid dehydrogenase — protein MRTILFSSQTYDRDSFTAAVQPQNVQLHFQPARLSLDTAALAHGYEVVCPFINDDLSAPVLEQLADGGTQLIALRSAGFNHVDLPAAKRLGLSVVRVPAYSPHAVAEHAVALILALNRRLHRAYNRTREGDFTLHGLTGFDLVGKTVGVVGTGQIGATFGKIMAGFGCKLLCFDPYPNAQLLALGAQYVSLPELLAGSHIISLHCPLTAENKHLINSQSLATLKHGAMLINTGRGALVNTAALIEALKSGQLGYLGLDVYEEEAQLFFEDRSDLPLQDDVLARLLTFPNVIITAHQAFLTREALSAIASTTLDNIVAWRNGTPQNLIEG, from the coding sequence ATGCGCACGATTCTGTTCAGCAGCCAGACCTACGACCGCGACAGTTTTACGGCCGCGGTACAACCCCAGAATGTCCAGTTGCACTTTCAGCCGGCGCGACTGAGCCTCGATACCGCAGCCCTTGCCCACGGTTACGAGGTGGTCTGCCCGTTTATCAACGACGATTTGAGCGCCCCGGTGCTGGAGCAACTGGCTGACGGCGGTACGCAACTGATTGCTCTGCGTTCGGCCGGCTTTAACCATGTCGACCTGCCAGCCGCCAAACGCCTTGGCTTGAGCGTTGTACGGGTCCCCGCCTACTCGCCTCATGCCGTGGCCGAGCATGCCGTAGCCCTGATTCTGGCGTTGAACCGTCGTCTGCACCGGGCCTATAACCGGACCCGTGAAGGCGACTTCACGCTGCATGGCCTCACCGGTTTTGATCTGGTCGGCAAAACCGTCGGCGTGGTCGGTACCGGCCAGATCGGCGCGACCTTCGGTAAAATAATGGCCGGCTTCGGCTGCAAGCTGCTGTGCTTTGATCCGTATCCAAATGCACAACTGCTGGCGCTGGGTGCGCAGTATGTAAGCTTGCCCGAGCTGCTGGCAGGCTCGCATATCATCAGCCTGCACTGTCCGCTGACTGCGGAAAACAAGCACCTGATCAACAGCCAGTCGCTGGCGACACTCAAACATGGCGCCATGCTGATCAATACCGGGCGCGGCGCACTGGTTAACACTGCGGCACTGATCGAAGCGCTGAAAAGTGGTCAGTTGGGGTACCTGGGGCTGGATGTATACGAGGAGGAAGCCCAGCTGTTCTTTGAGGATCGCTCCGATTTACCGCTGCAGGATGACGTGTTGGCGCGGCTGCTGACCTTCCCTAACGTGATCATTACTGCGCACCAGGCGTTTCTGACCCGCGAAGCACTCAGCGCGATTGCCAGCACCACGCTGGACAATATCGTGGCCTGGAGAAACGGCACACCACAAAACCTGATCGAAGGTTGA
- a CDS encoding response regulator transcription factor, whose product MNPVPVTPSRLLAIEDDPVLGAYLHEQLLRCGFDVVWCQNGQEGLALARQEPFDVVLMDILLPGMNGLQVLTQLRQTHALPVILMSALGAEADRISGFQLGADDYLPKPFSMAELRVRIQAILRRVALDRMPRPTPVADSAPADSGLFVDEDAGDVRYGLQWAGLTRSEYRLLETLQRNPDEVLSKAFLYQQVLQRGYAAHDRSLDMHISQIRRKLKTIGYHTHEVRTVWGKGYVLSASDAL is encoded by the coding sequence ATGAATCCCGTACCTGTTACCCCGTCCCGCTTGCTGGCGATTGAAGACGACCCCGTACTGGGCGCCTACCTGCATGAGCAGTTGCTGCGCTGCGGGTTCGATGTCGTTTGGTGTCAAAACGGTCAGGAAGGATTGGCGCTTGCCCGGCAAGAGCCGTTTGACGTGGTGCTGATGGACATTCTGCTGCCGGGCATGAATGGCCTGCAGGTCCTCACGCAATTGCGCCAGACCCATGCGTTGCCAGTGATTCTAATGTCGGCACTGGGGGCCGAGGCAGACCGTATCAGTGGCTTTCAGCTTGGGGCCGATGACTATCTGCCAAAGCCTTTCAGCATGGCTGAACTGCGGGTGCGGATTCAGGCCATCCTGCGCCGGGTGGCGCTGGACCGTATGCCGCGGCCAACCCCTGTCGCGGATTCAGCCCCGGCCGACTCCGGGCTGTTTGTCGATGAAGACGCTGGCGATGTGCGTTATGGCCTGCAATGGGCCGGTTTGACCCGCAGCGAATACCGTTTGCTCGAGACGCTGCAGCGCAATCCTGATGAAGTGTTGAGCAAGGCGTTCCTCTATCAACAAGTGCTGCAGCGAGGCTATGCGGCCCATGACCGTAGCCTGGACATGCACATCAGCCAGATCCGGCGAAAACTCAAGACCATCGGTTACCACACGCATGAAGTGCGCACGGTTTGGGGCAAGGGTTACGTTTTGAGCGCCAGTGATGCCCTATAA
- a CDS encoding DNA-3-methyladenine glycosylase I, with protein sequence MRDYKWLHEYCLNRFGSSAALEAQLPVPKTAEQLRRISDDRYLSTLALRVFRAGLKHSVVDAKWPVFEQVFFGFDPEKVVLMGAEHLERLMQDARIIRHLGKLKSVPRNAQMVLDIAHEHGSFGAFIADWPVTDIVGLWKYLAKHGHQLGGLSAPRFLRMMGKDTFVPSYDVVAALNAQKLVDKAPTSLRDLAIVQNAFNQWHAQSGRPMCQLSQMLAFTVNH encoded by the coding sequence ATGCGCGACTACAAATGGCTGCATGAATATTGTTTGAATCGCTTTGGTTCGTCAGCCGCTCTGGAAGCCCAATTGCCCGTTCCCAAAACGGCTGAGCAGTTGCGCCGGATCAGCGACGATCGCTACCTGTCGACCCTGGCCTTGCGCGTATTTCGCGCGGGGCTCAAGCACAGCGTGGTGGACGCCAAGTGGCCGGTATTTGAACAGGTCTTTTTCGGATTCGATCCTGAAAAAGTGGTGCTGATGGGCGCTGAGCACCTTGAACGCCTGATGCAGGATGCGCGGATCATCCGCCACCTGGGCAAGCTCAAAAGCGTGCCGCGCAACGCGCAGATGGTCCTCGACATAGCCCATGAACACGGCAGTTTCGGCGCTTTTATTGCCGACTGGCCGGTGACCGATATCGTGGGGCTCTGGAAGTACCTGGCCAAGCACGGCCACCAGTTGGGCGGGCTATCGGCGCCGCGCTTTTTACGCATGATGGGCAAAGACACTTTTGTGCCGAGCTATGACGTAGTGGCCGCGCTGAATGCACAAAAGCTGGTGGACAAGGCACCGACCAGCTTGCGCGACCTGGCGATTGTGCAGAACGCTTTCAATCAGTGGCACGCCCAAAGCGGTCGGCCGATGTGCCAGTTGTCACAGATGCTGGCGTTCACGGTTAATCACTGA
- a CDS encoding sensor histidine kinase, with the protein MPYKVPGKHSVFWKLACLLVAFCLLMIWLSWSWGRYMDKRTGFLSELAHNTLVRYAGEAERAWDTGQQAGVDQWLAQMGPREPGWIGVIGQDLQALSSYPLSDRESQRMTFLRGLDWPVSHIKTARPWIKVPFPKDPSAGYLVIELPQRFMPGRSQLIWRIVTNGLIPGVFTLLLCVGLYRLLIVPLNHLRQQANAWRADQLGARLSSQTTSRQDELGDLGRAFDQMSERLQSTVNQQQQLLRDLSHELRTPLSRLRVACDSEQDLQALRERLSREVDGMQRLVEDTLQLAWLDAERGPLPVEDIQIQALWEMLTENARFESGWPESRLPCFVTADCWVQGHLNSLAQALENILRNAIRHSPAQGTVSLNGRREGEEWHLWLDDQGGGVAPEELERIFAPFTRLDGSRPGDGGFGLGLSIARNALRLQGGSLWAENVGQGLRVHIRLPACPGHP; encoded by the coding sequence ATGCCCTATAAAGTGCCCGGCAAACATTCGGTGTTCTGGAAGCTGGCCTGTTTGCTGGTGGCCTTTTGTTTGCTGATGATCTGGCTCAGTTGGTCGTGGGGCCGCTACATGGACAAACGCACCGGCTTTTTGAGCGAGCTGGCGCACAACACGCTGGTGCGCTATGCCGGGGAGGCCGAGCGCGCCTGGGACACCGGCCAGCAAGCGGGTGTTGATCAGTGGCTGGCGCAAATGGGCCCTCGGGAGCCGGGCTGGATCGGGGTCATAGGTCAGGACCTGCAAGCGTTGAGCAGTTATCCGCTGAGTGACCGTGAAAGCCAGCGCATGACTTTTTTGCGCGGGCTGGACTGGCCCGTCAGCCACATCAAAACAGCCCGGCCATGGATCAAGGTTCCGTTCCCCAAGGATCCGTCGGCCGGCTATCTGGTGATCGAGCTGCCGCAGCGATTCATGCCGGGGCGTTCACAATTGATCTGGCGCATCGTCACCAATGGCTTGATTCCGGGCGTGTTCACCTTGTTGCTGTGCGTGGGCCTGTACCGTTTGCTGATCGTGCCGCTGAACCATCTGCGTCAACAGGCCAACGCCTGGCGTGCCGATCAGCTGGGAGCTCGCCTGTCGAGCCAGACCACCAGTCGCCAGGACGAGCTCGGCGATCTGGGGCGGGCTTTCGATCAGATGTCCGAGCGTCTGCAAAGCACTGTGAACCAGCAGCAACAATTACTGCGCGATTTGTCCCATGAACTGCGTACACCCCTGAGCCGGCTGCGGGTGGCGTGTGACAGCGAGCAGGACCTGCAAGCCCTGCGCGAACGCTTGAGCCGTGAAGTTGACGGCATGCAGCGCCTGGTTGAAGACACCCTGCAACTGGCCTGGCTGGATGCCGAGCGCGGGCCGCTACCGGTGGAAGACATTCAGATCCAGGCGTTGTGGGAGATGCTGACTGAAAACGCCCGGTTCGAAAGCGGCTGGCCTGAATCGCGGTTGCCATGCTTTGTCACTGCCGATTGCTGGGTGCAAGGGCATCTCAATAGCCTGGCGCAGGCGCTGGAGAACATTCTGCGCAATGCCATCCGTCATTCACCGGCACAAGGAACGGTCAGTCTGAACGGTCGGCGTGAAGGCGAGGAGTGGCACTTATGGCTCGACGATCAGGGCGGCGGTGTGGCACCTGAGGAGTTGGAGAGGATATTTGCTCCCTTTACCCGACTGGACGGCTCGCGCCCCGGCGACGGCGGCTTTGGCCTGGGCTTGAGCATTGCGCGCAATGCGTTGCGGCTGCAAGGCGGCAGTTTGTGGGCGGAAAATGTCGGCCAGGGATTGCGCGTGCACATCCGGTTACCGGCTTGCCCCGGGCACCCCTGA
- a CDS encoding TlpA family protein disulfide reductase, with the protein MFKRLLAVVAVATSLLLTGCGNDYGVDQHGQKVASERLDKQWKVINYWAEWCGPCRIEIPELNALEKQLQGQSVGVFGVNYDGLQGKELSDASSAMGITFTVLAQDPAEHFDLPRSEALPVTYIIDEKGKVLAQMMGEQTAAGVLAKIKELRGS; encoded by the coding sequence ATGTTTAAGCGGCTTTTGGCGGTAGTTGCCGTCGCCACCTCGTTACTGCTGACGGGTTGCGGTAATGATTACGGGGTCGACCAACATGGGCAGAAGGTCGCTTCCGAGCGTCTGGACAAGCAATGGAAGGTCATTAATTACTGGGCTGAGTGGTGCGGCCCGTGCCGTATTGAAATACCGGAACTCAACGCGCTGGAGAAGCAGTTGCAGGGGCAGTCGGTGGGCGTGTTCGGGGTGAACTACGATGGCTTGCAGGGCAAGGAGCTGAGCGATGCCAGTTCTGCAATGGGCATCACCTTCACTGTGCTGGCACAAGATCCGGCCGAGCACTTTGATCTGCCGCGCAGCGAAGCGCTGCCGGTGACTTACATCATTGATGAAAAGGGCAAGGTTCTGGCACAGATGATGGGCGAGCAGACCGCCGCCGGGGTTTTGGCCAAGATCAAGGAATTACGCGGCAGTTAA
- the arsC gene encoding arsenate reductase (glutaredoxin) (This arsenate reductase requires both glutathione and glutaredoxin to convert arsenate to arsenite, after which the efflux transporter formed by ArsA and ArsB can extrude the arsenite from the cell, providing resistance.) codes for MTDLTLYHNPRCSKSRGALEILEARGLTPTVVRYLDNPLDAAQLHSLLVKLDISPRQLLRTGEEEYKTLNLGDAGLSDEQLIGAMAAHPKLIERPILVAGDKAVIGRPPEKILEILP; via the coding sequence ATGACCGATCTGACGCTTTATCACAACCCGCGCTGCTCGAAATCCCGCGGTGCGCTCGAAATCCTTGAAGCCCGCGGCCTGACGCCAACCGTGGTGCGCTACCTCGATAACCCGCTGGACGCCGCGCAACTGCACAGTCTGCTGGTCAAACTCGACATCAGCCCGCGCCAGCTATTGCGCACCGGCGAAGAGGAATACAAAACCCTCAACCTGGGCGATGCCGGCCTCAGCGACGAACAATTGATCGGCGCAATGGCCGCACACCCCAAGTTGATCGAACGCCCGATTCTGGTGGCAGGTGACAAAGCGGTCATTGGCCGTCCGCCTGAAAAGATTCTGGAGATACTGCCGTGA